The sequence CTGAATAGGGTTTTTAATCCCAGAGACTTATGTGGTCTCTGAGTATTATAAAAGATCATATAATCAGCAAGTCTCTGGTTAAATAGTGGTTTATCATAAATCACATCCAGATTATTATCAATGAATTCCTCTTGAATGGTTC is a genomic window of Nitrospirota bacterium containing:
- a CDS encoding transposase; the protein is TIQEEFIDNNLDVIYDKPLFNQRLADYMIFYNTQRPHKSLGLKTLFSI